The Salmo trutta chromosome 6, fSalTru1.1, whole genome shotgun sequence genomic sequence TGGTCTGCAGGATAGTCAGTGTCTCCTTAAACTCAGTCTAAATGGGGCTGAGATTACAGAAAGAGAAACAAGAGGGAGGATTAATTTGGCACTCTAAGGAGATAAAGGGGTCATCTAAATCACATCTCCAGTTTACATCCATGTTCCCTTAAACTAGTTCCAATTCGCTCTAATTTGCACATATAAATGCATCTACAATTAACAGCACCACTTGGAACTATTTCTATCCATTCCCTGTGTTTCGCAGTGGGTGGCTCACACACAAGCAAGCCTTTGCAGCTTTTCAAACTTGATCAATACAAATGCAATGCATTGAGATTCCATGTCAAGTCAACCAAAACGTATGTCCTGGGAAGTGTTTCTTTAGCCTAAGGGACGCCATATGGTGAAGATATATGTATTAGCTGGTGTTCTACTACTAAAGCCTCACTTCACATTGCATGACGTGTGTTACACTAGTGCAGCAGTCATCACAAATGTTATATAACATATTGAGCCTTGTAATGAAGGTGACCTACCTGTAAATTCCTGGGAGGTCTTCAGGTGGCTTTGGTTAGTTGCTTTCAGTGAGATTGTGACTATTGATCCTCTGACAGCAGTCTGTGGATGTTCTGAACACAATGTTCAAGTAGCAATTATCAATGCCCAAGGCTGGGTTTATGAAACAAAGGACTAGGATTGTTATCCCTGTCATCATGAATGCATTTTTTCTTGGAGATTCAAAAGAAACTGGTTACAAGGGGCTGTCATCCCAAGTAAAAGGAATATGGCTTCCAGGAATATGGTTTCCACTGTAGATACACTATTGCGTTGTATttatatctatctctatggctTTCACACTGCGTTTGCAGGAAGGCTTGTTAGCTCGAAGCCTCCAGGACCCCAGGGCTCGGCCGGTGTGTTGATCACTAGCACTGGGACTGATTTTATTTCAAGCTTTTTCGACTTATTGTCTGGCTCTCTGTTTCTTTGTTGGATCAGTGGACTCATGTAGTGAGCCGGTGTCTTCATTGCTAAAGGCTATTTTTGGAAGGTCACCTCCGTACTGTAGCTCTGTCCCTGTTACTCAGTGTAACGGTAGATAGCACATACAAACTCTAGAATGGCAAAATCTTGCATCGGAATCTCACACTTAAACAGGTGGTAACATGAAGGATGTTTGTATGAAATAATGGATAATGTGATACTATGGTTTGGCCTTGGGCAAGGAGTTTGAGATCAGTGCTTCCTGAATGACATAGCTGTGCAGCAGAGAGTTTACGAGGTGTGAAACTGTTGTTTAATAAACATGTTCCGAGTGTCCTCTGTGATTTAGTAGAGGAGTAGCTTTATACTCAAGGAGCCATCTCGGTAGTCTGAGTAGTAGAACAGAGATGATGTGAGGTAGAAATTGCATTTCTATTGTTGTACTGAGTAAGAAAAGAGAAACGTATATTAGGCTCGACCTGTCATATTGtatactctctccctgtcttttttTATTCAGATATACTTCATTTATGTTAAAGGAACAACTATTGATGTCATGCAAATAATCATTTTCATAACTTTCAAATGATTGGGATTAATTGTGGAGGACACTGGAGGAAGACTATAGATGGATTTAAGCTAATATACCATACACTAAAAGTTCCACAAGGTGACTCTCATCGCTGCAACGATGAGAGTCGTTGCAGCGGTTATGTCGGTTATGTTCATCTAGAGTGGGCGTACACAGCACGGGAAGGAAAGTTAGTGCAGAGTACAGGAATCTGGCAATTGTATTTCATTATCGAGATGGAGAAATTAAAATAGATAGCGCAGGAGAAAATATCCTCCCTCAACGAGCATTAAAGTTGCCTTTGGAGGGGAATGTGGCATAAATCGAGTGTTTTGTTACAGCACGTTTGCCGTTAAGTAGATCCGAGCACGGGGAACCGGGCAGTAATTAGGTTGGAGGATTAATATGTGAAAATGTATTTGGTTTTGTATCCTTCCCCTGTGAACGGAAACCAAAGAAAGTAATGGATCGCAAAATAGTGTTTGAATATGAATACAAAAATCAAAGGAATCCCTCGCTCCCCAATGCAATTATTTCCCATTCACATGAATTATTCTTAACAGATGACATTAATGACATTGAGTCTAAGACTATTGAAGAGTGCCCTGCATACGATCTcagtggagggagaaagaggtttACTTTCAAGCCCTGGGAAAGTACGGCTGAACCAAAGCGTTTTTGCGACCTgctcaaatgtgttttttttgttgttgttttttcgttGTGAGATTTGAATGAAAATGATTTATGTTTGACGGTAGACTTTCTATTGTGCATTCATTAATCTACTACTGGAAAGGTGTGATTGATACAGAACACCAATATGAAATGCAAAATAGCATGCAATATAATATAGTTGTTTGTTTGCCACATTCTTCTGTACAGTCGAATGTGTCAAATGCCTTGTCTATGTAGTTGATATATTTATGTATGTAGTAGAGACATTCAGTAAGACCTTGTGCTTTCTTGTCCTTTCAGAAACTCCACTCTCGGATCATGGATTTGTCTGCCTCTGATCTCCTCCTGGAGCCGGAGAGGAGCaaaagcttcctgctatccaggaacACTGACTCTCCACCTCATGTAAGATTGATGGAAAACAAACCAATGGCATGTTCTTTTCCCCCCAGCCTCACCCATATGTATTGTCCAGGCATCAGAACAGACGTATAGCCCAGAGGAATCATCAGGGAGGATTAAAATACCAGATCTAACTATTTGGGGATTTGATCTGCTGCTCTCGGCAAGCAGAGTTGGCAGTATCACATTCTTAAAGGTATAAATCCTTGTCATATTACCAGAGGACCATCGATTGAGGCTCGTCTTCAGTAAAAATGAGTCTGCGGGATAGTGTAGAACATTAGTCATGTTATATATTATGTATTAAGGTCTTAAAATGAATTCACTCTGGTCTTGTGTCCTTTTACTCCTTGAGGGCCCAACCTGATAAACCTTCATATATAGTATAGAAATGTGgcaaaaaaaatgtgtgaaaaaTGTATGGTGTAATAATGTTGAAATCTGTTAATGTATTCATGTGTTTGCGACAAGGTAATGAGTTAGGGAAAAGAAGCCGCGCAAATGTGATATACTTGCAGTACAGATTGGTACAGATTTCCTGGGGCAATTAGTTCGCTTCCTATTATCTCTCTGACTGAACAGTTGATTAGAATTCTGAATCGACATTTGTTTGGACAGAATTGTGGAATAGGACTGATGCAGAAAACATCTGTTGGGGAGATTGCTTCTGAAAGTATGATTGATCATTTGCATCTCACTGGCTAATTACAGAGTCGAAGCAGTAGCTTTCGTAACACTTTACAGGAATACTGAAAACCCCAGAAAGTCTCACACATAAAATATCAGCCACCGGTAATCTAACTTAAAACAGTCAATAGACATGCAAAAGACCCAGTTTTTTTTAACATGAATGTACAAAGACAAaagcggtgtgtgtgtttggacagcCTTGTAAAATGCACCAGCGACTCAATATTGCATAGTCATAGATTGCCGGCCATATTCTTACCTTCTGACACCATTACCATCTCATATGACCCTGTGAAGCTCTCTGTGACACGAGCCAACCCGCTCGCCCCTGTTCACCCCTGCCACCTGTCCTCCAGCTGTTCCCTTATCTCCCTGGATAATTGGCTTTCACTGGAGCCCATCAGCTGTcgcccctagctcctaaccttagcCATGCTCCTCCCCTGGCATCAGCCCTGTGTCTATGTCCCAGACTAGATTTGAAGCCATTCAAGACATAAACACTGGAGAGTGATGGGGAAAGCCTTTCAGTTAAAATACAATATAACACGCTGTACGGGTCCAGACCCAACTCTATAGCTTCTAGACTGAGAAGCTGAAGTAAGGCTTGTTAATCAGAGTTTTTGTAGTGTTTTCCTGCATCTCTCATAATTGTCTCTACCTTCTCTACCTTAATCCCCTTTATCCAGACTCATTAATGTATGTGGCACTAAATCGTGACTAATGGTGTCTTTGGAATCCATCCTGCAGGATGTCCAACTGAACGGAAAGGTGGGACTTCCTGTGGCCAAGTGTCTGAGCCAGCGGAGTCTGACGGTGCAAGCGCCAGTCTACCCACGCAGCAGCTGTAGCAGCAGCGAGCTGTCCCTGTCTAGCGCCTGCAGTGAATACTCCAGTGGCTCCTACACCTGGAATGAAGGACGCTCCTGTGGGAAAATGGTACGATGACCAGACCAACCTctcctcactctgtctctgtgtgtgtgtcggtctctgtctctctctatttttctttgTCTCTGTCGCTCTCATTTATGAACTTTATCAATGTGGGGTTTCAATCAGCTGAAATTTTTTTTGAAGTAACACATAGCTgaacactaccggtcaaaagttttagaacacctactcgtacaagggttttctttattttactattttctacgtagtgaagacatcaaaactatgaaataacacatatggaatcctgtagtaaccaaaaaagtgttaaacatatcaaaatatatttaatatttgagattcttcaaatagtcacctttgccttgatgacagctttgcacactcttggcattctctcaaccagcttaatctggaatgctttttcagtagtcttgaaggagtttccacatatgctgagcacttattggctgcttttcctacactctgaggtctgactcatcccaaaccatctcaatttggttgaggttcgGGGGATTgtgggggccaggtcatctgatgcagcactccatcactctccttcttggtaaaatagcctttacacagcctggaggtgtgttgggtcattgtccagttgaaaaacaaatgatagtcccacaaagcccaaaccagatgggatggcgtatcgctgcagaatgctgaggtagccatgtttgttaagtgtgccttgaattctaaataaatcacagacagtgtcaccaacaaagcatccctacaccataacacctcctcctccatgctttatggtgggatatatacatacagagatcatccgttcacccacaccgcgtctcacaaagacatggcggttgaaaccaaaaatctccaatttggactccaaaccagaggacaaatttccacccatctaatgtccattactcgtgtttcttgacccaagcaagtcttttcttcttattggtgtcctttagtagttgtcttgcagcaatttgaccatgaaggcttgatttatacagtctcctctgaacagtcaatgttgagatgtgtctgttacttgaactctgtgaagcatttatttgggctgcaatttctgaggctggtaactctgatgaacttatcctctgcagcagaggtaactctgggtcttccattcctgtggcggtcctcttgagagccagtttcatcatagtgcttgatggtttttgcgactgcacttgaagaaactttcaaagttcttgaaatgttccatattggctgaccttcatgtcttaaagtaatgatggactgtcatttctctttgattattttagctgttcttgtcataatatggacttggtcttttaccaaatagggctatcttctgtataccacccctactttgtcacaacacaactgattggctaaaatgcattaaagaaggaaagaaattccacaaattaacttttaagaagacacacctgttaattcaaatgcattccaggtgactacctcacgaagctggttgagagaatgccaagagtgtgcaaagggtggatgctttgaagaatctcaaatataaaatatattttggttaacacctttttggttactacaggatatgtgttatttcatttttttttttatcaaagcaTTAAATATTTAGCTTGAGACATAACCCAAAGGGCTTAGTATCTCCATTAGACCATGTGAAAGGAAGTAAAACAAATTGCAGACTGAGTAACAGCTCAATAAATTAATCAGATGACTCCACAACCAACTCTGTTGTTTAGATTGAGAGTGGGCCATGATCACAAATCCTCTGAGAAGTACTACAGGTGCTTGAACTTATGTTCATGCTTGGATTGCTGTTGCACAGCTCAATTTAGCTGAATTTTTGAATGATGTGTCTGTCTCTCaatctccctctgtcctctctgagTTTTCTAATAACTTCTGTCTCTCTATATTTCTCCTGCAGTCCTCTCTGACGTGGGAGAAGAGGTTGAGCCTGGGTTCCTCGGCCCCAGGGAACATCTGCGCCCCCCTGGAGGAGCAGCTCCCCATGAGGAGGAAAGAGAGCCACATCCTAGAAGGCCTGCGGAAGCTCCAGAGGAGaaaaccaaaaggctcctcatcCTCCTGGGTCTCCAAGTCGGGCGACAAGGACTGCATGAACTCTAATGAGGGTATCTACTCTCTGGGGATTAAGAGTGGGAGCAAGGGAATCTCCAAGCCCACTTATGTGGGAAGGACCACTGTCTCAGGGGTGGGGGGCAAAAAGTTTGTGTACGACTCTGATGATGCGGACGACGAGTCGCTACATTCGACGTACTGCAGACGAGACTGCGTCCCCAGTAAGGACGGAGGCTGGATGTACTTCAGGAAGCTGTCGCACAGCGTCTCGGACAGTGTGTGTAGCTGGGATGGGCTGCAGGACAGTGGCATAGTAGGGGATGGTAACTGCAGCAGGGGTATGACGAACCCGCCCAGCTATAACTCCAAGGAGCAGCCAGAAAAACTCAAAAGCTTCATCAACAATTTCCTCTCCGGGGGGCGGACTTCGGCTGTTCTAAACCCCTCCCTGTTGCACTTTGACATCAGCCCCACAGAGGCTGAAtgtcccctccacctctcagaCACCGACCCTGAGGATCTGCACTCTGAGGTCAGCGACCACCACTCGCCTGTTAGCCAGAGAGCTGAGCAACTGCAGAAGGACATCAAGAGGCTCTCAAGAGATTCTGACAAGCTGCTTCCCGTACAATGCTTGAGGAGGGAACCTGGCCGTACTCAGTCTGCTGACGGAAGGCCCAGGCCTTACAGCCTAATCAAGGAACAAAAAGGGGCTAACACCCAGTCTGAGGAGAGTATCATGGCTATATTCGATGCAGACGGACAGCCCATTGAACTCAGTGCTCAGCAGTCCTCTTTGGGTGCTGGGGCTCGGAAAGAGATTCCTGGGAGGAAGGAAAATGGGGTTGCTGAGTATGCAGCACTGTCGCCTCATGATAGGCCCATTCGTCACAAAGTAGGCAACAACGGCAGCAATAGCAGGGAGGGAAGCCCAGAGAGGCTACAAATGCACGTCACTCCACTGCGGAAATTGATAAAGCCACCTTCCAATCGATCCAACAAAGGCCACTCTGTCCCTCCCATGAACAATGCTTCCACCAGCCCCAAGGCCATCAGCTCAAAGATCCCCAGCAGCCGGGGGAAAGGATCTCCACTGAAGGTTTCTAAGGTCTCCACCATGGAAACAAGCAACAGTGGACCAACCTCCGGATTCACAGCTCAGGAGTCAAAGTCCCCTTCTTCTCCTCTGGTCAAGATGTCCAGGTTCATCAAAGCTCCAGGCTGCACTACAAGCCCCAAGGCAGTGATCAACAAGTTTCCTGGCAGGAATGACTGGACAAAGGGCTCCTCATCTAGTGTTCCAACCAGCTCCCCACACCTCCCAAGAAGGCATTTGGACCACGTTGACTACAGGGAACAGCCAACCAGAGACAGACACTGTGAAACCAGCAGCAAAACTGAACTCAGGTCCCCGTCTCCTCCCCCGCCCCCTGGCCGCACCACCTCCTTACTTATCAGACCAAACTACGATGGGTCACCTCAAGCACTTAAACCAGGGGCTCAACCATCCACGCCGACAACCGTGAGGGGGCCACCCCCGAGTTATCATCCCCCGCCTGTACCAAATATGAAACATttattaccaccaccaccctacAAGGGGCAAGATACCATAGACCTGGACGCAGGCTACGGTACCGCAATCGCACCTCAGAAACTGTTGGACAAGTCGAGCCAGCAGCACCCTGCTTCAAATGAGACCCCCTCTAAAGGCACTTCGAAACGGGTCCCCACAAAactctacctcccctcctcagcctcaGGGCATGTGCCTGATCACCCTGAAAATGTACCTAAAAGCTCAAAGAATGTTCCTCCTCCCTTATACAACTCTCAACGTGGCTCTTCGCTTCAAAGCACATTTACAAGTAAGAAAGGTACCAATGACAGTAGACATTCTATGTCGTATAAGTCCTCTAGTAGTTTTCCTGTAACTCTGCAGGGCCACCCTCAGTGTCCAACAGAACCTCACAGTAGTATGACTCAACCTCCCCAGGCTGTAGCAATCCCACCCGGCTCTGGAACTAGCACTCAAAATTCCTGTGAAAAAGCGTCAAAGACACGCATTCCTATGGGCTTCAAAGCTTTTGTGAAATCGCCCCCTTCACTGCAGAAAGGCTCCACCACGATACCAGGAAAGCAAGAGAAGGAACACATCAACTCGGTCTCCAAAGAGACTGTGACTTCAAATGCTTTCGTCCCGTGTGACAGTTTTCAGGCAGTGTATGTTGATTCATTAGCCATGACTTCCATCATAGAGACTAAGGGTGAGGTCCAGTGCATCATTCAGGAAGAGGAGGAACACACCTCTGAGTTAGCAGAGCAGGGGGTTGGTGACAAGTCGGAATGTGACAGTAGACTGTTCAAGAGGTCCACATCTGTCACGACCAAACCTCACCTAAAGCCTGTCCTGGGGATGAATGGGGCGAAAGCGCGCAGCCAGAGTTTCAGCACCCACTACATGGAAAAACCCAACATCAGCGTGTTGGACGGACATGTGAAGATTCGAACCCAGATCATCACCAACTCTGGAGAGAGGGGGAACTCGCTAACAAGGCAGAGCTCGTTTGTTGAGGGTTTACAGATTAAACCCAGTAGCGGATCTGGGGAAAGTCCAGTCCATTGCCCCAGCCACAGGCTGAGCCACTACGGAGGTATGACAGGCTCAAACAGCCACCAGGGTCTTCCGGAGAGAGCCTCCAAATCGGGATTCACCGGTGAAGGGCCACGGAGCACCACAAAGGGGGAGAGCGTCACGGCTCCACCTCAAAAAGAAGTGCGTAGCTTACCCCTCGCCGACCGTATCGGCTTGAAGAACTCCCGAAATCCCAAGAAGGTCGCATCTCATCCTCCATTTGAGTTGCCGGCCTCTCCTGTTTATAGCCCGGAGGCCACAACAAAGGGTGGGAAAGTGCTCAGCCCCAGCAAACTAGACCTCACAAAGAGTGTCAAAGTCCAGGCAGGCTGTTCCCAAGGGGCAATCGATGAGGGAGAACAACCAGTGAGCCCCACAGTCTGCACCATCGAGGAGAAGGTCATGATGGGGATCGAGGAGAATATCCAGAAAGGTCAGGGTCAAGAGAAGGTAATAGCATCGGAGACCAAGCAGAAGACCGGCCCGTCTCTGGCCAACTGGTTCGGCCTGCGTAAAAGCAAGCTGCCAGCCTTGAATGGAAAGAAATCAGACTCCACCTCCCCGAAAGAGAAAGATGAGAAACAAGAGCTGAAGATCGGATCTGTGCTAGGAGGCAAACAGATGAAATCAGACAAAAAGAAGGACAAGAAAAAAATCGACAGCCAGTTCGAAAAGAGTCCAGAGCTGACGCTGTCGGAGAACAAGCTGAGCTCGATCTTGGATCATTGCAATATTCAGATGGGACAAATAGCCAATCAGATCCAGTGTTCTACAAACTACATTGGGAAAGACCAGTTCATGAAAGAGCTTCTTGGAAGGTTGGTATTACCGTAGCAACTTTCATAAAATGTCATTTGTCAAATATTTCAAGTACATTTGCATAATTAGTCATAGGTAAAAACCTCCCAAAAATTACAGTGATTTGATCAGGAAAAAGAACACTCATTAGGTAACTTGTCTCCTGTGATGCCGAAATGATTGCGGATTGTCGTTTTAGCATTTCTCCCAGTGTTCATGCTGCTGTAAAACACAAGTCTTGCTACATTATGCATGCATGTAAagagacaaaaacacacacagctaaacaacagcaaCACCAGCTGTCTCTTTGAGTTATGGTTCTACTTGAGTGAACATTAGCACTTCCTAGCCTGGAATCTAGATACACTGTCAGCCCTGAGCTATCTTGGCTGGAAGAGTACAGAATTACCCCTCCTCCCATAAATTGATATAATACCTAAAATCTCAGCTGACAGATTTTATCAAGAGTAGTTACAAACATTTATAACTCAATGAGACTGGAGTTGGGAAGAGCAGTTAAAAAGAGGTTATTTCAGATCCTACGGTAGGGGGATAGCTATACTCAACAAAaagataaacgcaacatgcaacaatttcaactattttactgagttacagttcatataaggaaatcagtcaatttaaataaatgaactaaaccctaatcaatggatttcacattaaTTGGCGGtgcactggggagccaggcccagccaatcagaatttgtttctctataatgacgttggaggcggcttatggtagagaaattaacgttcaattctctggcaacagctctggtggacattcctgcagtcagcatgccaattgcatgctccttcGTCAgcatgtgttgtgtgacaaaacagcacattttagagtggccttttattgtccccaacacctgtgtaatgatcatgctgtttaatcaacttcttgatatgccacacctgtcaggtggatgaattagctttgaaaaggagaaatgctcactatcagggatgtaaacaaatatgtggATAGAAGTAAGCTAATGTGCatatgtaacatttctgggattttttatttcagctcatgaaacttgggaccaacattttacatgttgcgtttatattttt encodes the following:
- the LOC115196063 gene encoding nck-associated protein 5 isoform X2 — its product is MNRHLERREQLKRLSLDSSLVEYMDANKCIEELLKQLEEERRNVRREKLAVARLQREVARSKSEGTMRQKLIHVLEEERRLRLDSEKRLREVTDESELGRAQMVSLQQHFSRMEETVRTLLQNQGVLEQTAMDTVDIMKAYKDKLSEEVQKTRDSLEQNSSGGGPLPSSGDPLLPDVGSVSRAEEFQDQTKLLLERLRTLEEENSALAMENESQREQYEHCLDEVANQVVQALLTQKDLREECLKLRTRVFDLEQQNRTMSVLFQQRVRPASDLLLQKLHSRIMDLSASDLLLEPERSKSFLLSRNTDSPPHDVQLNGKVGLPVAKCLSQRSLTVQAPVYPRSSCSSSELSLSSACSEYSSGSYTWNEGRSCGKMSSLTWEKRLSLGSSAPGNICAPLEEQLPMRRKESHILEGLRKLQRRKPKGSSSSWVSKSGDKDCMNSNEGIYSLGIKSGSKGISKPTYVGRTTVSGVGGKKFVYDSDDADDESLHSTYCRRDCVPSKDGGWMYFRKLSHSVSDSVCSWDGLQDSGIVGDGNCSRGMTNPPSYNSKEQPEKLKSFINNFLSGGRTSAVLNPSLLHFDISPTEAECPLHLSDTDPEDLHSEVSDHHSPVSQRAEQLQKDIKRLSRDSDKLLPVQCLRREPGRTQSADGRPRPYSLIKEQKGANTQSEESIMAIFDADGQPIELSAQQSSLGAGARKEIPGRKENGVAEYAALSPHDRPIRHKVGNNGSNSREGSPERLQMHVTPLRKLIKPPSNRSNKGHSVPPMNNASTSPKAISSKIPSSRGKGSPLKVSKVSTMETSNSGPTSGFTAQESKSPSSPLVKMSRFIKAPGCTTSPKAVINKFPGRNDWTKGSSSSVPTSSPHLPRRHLDHVDYREQPTRDRHCETSSKTELRSPSPPPPPGRTTSLLIRPNYDGSPQALKPGAQPSTPTTVRGPPPSYHPPPVPNMKHLLPPPPYKGQDTIDLDAGYGTAIAPQKLLDKSSQQHPASNETPSKGTSKRVPTKLYLPSSASGHVPDHPENVPKSSKNVPPPLYNSQRGSSLQSTFTSKKGTNDSRHSMSYKSSSSFPVTLQGHPQCPTEPHSSMTQPPQAVAIPPGSGTSTQNSCEKASKTRIPMGFKAFVKSPPSLQKGSTTIPGKQEKEHINSVSKETVTSNAFVPCDSFQAVYVDSLAMTSIIETKGEVQCIIQEEEEHTSELAEQGVGDKSECDSRLFKRSTSVTTKPHLKPVLGMNGAKARSQSFSTHYMEKPNISVLDGHVKIRTQIITNSGERGNSLTRQSSFVEGLQIKPSSGSGESPVHCPSHRLSHYGGMTGSNSHQGLPERASKSGFTGEGPRSTTKGESVTAPPQKEVRSLPLADRIGLKNSRNPKKVASHPPFELPASPVYSPEATTKGGKVLSPSKLDLTKSVKVQAGCSQGAIDEGEQPVSPTVCTIEEKVMMGIEENIQKGQGQEKVIASETKQKTGPSLANWFGLRKSKLPALNGKKSDSTSPKEKDEKQELKIGSVLGGKQMKSDKKKDKKKIDSQFEKSPELTLSENKLSSILDHCNIQMGQIANQIQCSTNYIGKDQFMKELLGRSVRKGDSIAESLPGISIPKRNSDMRGDMEICSDTATIIVTQKISLQGENEEDPNPETSCQDHMIGSSCQMRTLDSGIGTFPLPDSVTRINGRHIPRSESSPDRMMASVHSPTDPDQDLLSASAAHSPSHVKVPSLSETHPHAPPTSALGHSLSDSTVTGRGCGQEALSLLPRPINSDVIRRKRLSQIELCSASHTVTTEAHEEQVEKKRNNKDLNSPSDRAPRVCTYSGSSSDTETESEGNTLGSTQSTLTNREKTSKQVYYEEKTMKRNSVGKFPSIMDYYQHDMFSHIEKDDHRGSFSQYHLLQNQSPLEGKAGDRLSKGNQVDMTTGGCGGGVQAGSRDVSLDSLNKLNSSGLGLYPETELRPSSGDCSCSTGEREEDCCSRADNEPSSSSYYSNKPGVERVGSLSDSLYDSFSSCTSQGSNDV
- the LOC115196063 gene encoding nck-associated protein 5 isoform X5, producing MLRRRQEREGQEREKQYRVHRRNSMSQLRDHAVVSICGRICNVPLLQLLVEYMDANKCIEELLKQLEEERRNVRREKLAVARLQREVARSKSEGTMRQKLIHVLEEERRLRLDSEKRLREVTDESELGRAQMVSLQQHFSRMEETVRTLLQNQGVLEQTAMDTVDIMKAYKDKLSEEVQKTRDSLEQNSSGGGPLPSSGDPLLPDVGSVSRAEEFQDQTKLLLERLRTLEEENSALAMENESQREQYEHCLDEVANQVVQALLTQKDLREECLKLRTRVFDLEQQNRTMSVLFQQRVRPASDLLLQKLHSRIMDLSASDLLLEPERSKSFLLSRNTDSPPHDVQLNGKVGLPVAKCLSQRSLTVQAPVYPRSSCSSSELSLSSACSEYSSGSYTWNEGRSCGKMSSLTWEKRLSLGSSAPGNICAPLEEQLPMRRKESHILEGLRKLQRRKPKGSSSSWVSKSGDKDCMNSNEGIYSLGIKSGSKGISKPTYVGRTTVSGVGGKKFVYDSDDADDESLHSTYCRRDCVPSKDGGWMYFRKLSHSVSDSVCSWDGLQDSGIVGDGNCSRGMTNPPSYNSKEQPEKLKSFINNFLSGGRTSAVLNPSLLHFDISPTEAECPLHLSDTDPEDLHSEVSDHHSPVSQRAEQLQKDIKRLSRDSDKLLPVQCLRREPGRTQSADGRPRPYSLIKEQKGANTQSEESIMAIFDADGQPIELSAQQSSLGAGARKEIPGRKENGVAEYAALSPHDRPIRHKVGNNGSNSREGSPERLQMHVTPLRKLIKPPSNRSNKGHSVPPMNNASTSPKAISSKIPSSRGKGSPLKVSKVSTMETSNSGPTSGFTAQESKSPSSPLVKMSRFIKAPGCTTSPKAVINKFPGRNDWTKGSSSSVPTSSPHLPRRHLDHVDYREQPTRDRHCETSSKTELRSPSPPPPPGRTTSLLIRPNYDGSPQALKPGAQPSTPTTVRGPPPSYHPPPVPNMKHLLPPPPYKGQDTIDLDAGYGTAIAPQKLLDKSSQQHPASNETPSKGTSKRVPTKLYLPSSASGHVPDHPENVPKSSKNVPPPLYNSQRGSSLQSTFTSKKGTNDSRHSMSYKSSSSFPVTLQGHPQCPTEPHSSMTQPPQAVAIPPGSGTSTQNSCEKASKTRIPMGFKAFVKSPPSLQKGSTTIPGKQEKEHINSVSKETVTSNAFVPCDSFQAVYVDSLAMTSIIETKGEVQCIIQEEEEHTSELAEQGVGDKSECDSRLFKRSTSVTTKPHLKPVLGMNGAKARSQSFSTHYMEKPNISVLDGHVKIRTQIITNSGERGNSLTRQSSFVEGLQIKPSSGSGESPVHCPSHRLSHYGGMTGSNSHQGLPERASKSGFTGEGPRSTTKGESVTAPPQKEVRSLPLADRIGLKNSRNPKKVASHPPFELPASPVYSPEATTKGGKVLSPSKLDLTKSVKVQAGCSQGAIDEGEQPVSPTVCTIEEKVMMGIEENIQKGQGQEKVIASETKQKTGPSLANWFGLRKSKLPALNGKKSDSTSPKEKDEKQELKIGSVLGGKQMKSDKKKDKKKIDSQFEKSPELTLSENKLSSILDHCNIQMGQIANQIQCSTNYIGKDQFMKELLGRSVRKGDSIAESLPGISIPKRNSDMRGDMEICSDTATIIVTQKISLQGENEEDPNPETSCQDHMIGSSCQMRTLDSGIGTFPLPDSVTRINGRHIPRSESSPDRMMASVHSPTDPDQDLLSASAAHSPSHVKVPSLSETHPHAPPTSALGHSLSDSTVTGRGCGQEALSLLPRPINSDVIRRKRLSQIELCSASHTVTTEAHEEQVEKKRNNKDLNSPSSPKSVHILRQQQ